The nucleotide window TATTTGTCTTCTTCTCTCTTTACAGGTAAACCTATCATTTTTCAAGAAAGCCAGTGGTTATCGCCCCTTTCTGTACAATGTTACCGttgatttttgtgattttatggCGAACAGGAAACGTTATCCTTTTCTAAATATATGCCATAGTGTTATTCTGAAGAACTCGAACATTAATCACACTTGCCCTTTCAACGTACGTATGATAACGAGATTAATGGAAATggtaaaatatatgtgtatatgtttgccTTGCAGCATGACATAATCGTTAAAAATCTAGTTTTGCGGGACGATATGTTCGGACGAATGCCGTTGCCAGAGGGAGATTATATGTTTAAGTTAATGGTGGGCGCCTACAATGATTGGAAAGCTGATGTGAAGACTTACTTCTCAATAAAACTCAATAAATAGGAGCGTTAGAGTGATGGAAtcgaaaatagatgaaattataTTATGCAAAGTAGTAGGGAAGATGGCAACCCATCAGGAATATATTGTCAACAATTATTTCTCTTAAAACCTTGTATTTCAATGCCtattttgcaacattttatttatcgGATCTGTTTGAATTAATAAACTTATGACATAGCAACCTTAATGTAAGCTTTCTCGAGcctcattaaaatttaaaaataataaaattgcttggggtgtatacatacatgcgtCTGTGTTTCCACTTTGAGTGATTAAATCTGTAATAAGGGTTCTGAATTTGTAAATCAGGGCGGTTATTAGGATATAAatctataatataatataatatataatctatatatataaaagaaactgtgttagttacaccatttataactcaagaacggtcagccgatttggctgaaaaaataataatttcaaaattcatgttt belongs to Bactrocera dorsalis isolate Fly_Bdor chromosome 1, ASM2337382v1, whole genome shotgun sequence and includes:
- the LOC105223719 gene encoding uncharacterized protein LOC105223719, with the protein product MEISWKYCWLGLITLVISSRLVNTFTKFTNIDCKAFDKSFADFNSCRLHVPKRGEIALSLHVQLLQIPVNNVSVNLSFFKKASGYRPFLYNVTVDFCDFMANRKRYPFLNICHSVILKNSNINHTCPFNHDIIVKNLVLRDDMFGRMPLPEGDYMFKLMVGAYNDWKADVKTYFSIKLNK